Proteins encoded together in one Vigna angularis cultivar LongXiaoDou No.4 chromosome 5, ASM1680809v1, whole genome shotgun sequence window:
- the LOC108339238 gene encoding glutathione S-transferase F9-like produces the protein MEVEAHNFNPPTYDLVVHVLFRPLLGITLDPKVAEESEAKLVKVLDVYEERLSKSKYLGGDFFSLIDISHLPFTDYIVNKMNKGYLIKERKHVSAWWDEIRSRLSWKKVIELYQPPI, from the coding sequence ATGGAAGTTGAAGCACATAACTTTAATCCACCAACGTATGATTTGGTCGTGCATGTTCTGTTTCGTCCATTATTAGGCATCACTCTAGATCCAAAAGTGGCAGAGGAGAGTGAAGCAAAGCTGGTGAAGGTGTTGGATGTTTATGAGGAGAGGCTGTCAAAGAGCAAGTATCTGGGTGGGGATTTCTTCAGTCTTATTGATATAAGTCATCTTCCATTCACAGATTATATTGTGAATAAGATGAATAAAGGGTATTTGATTAAAGAGAGGAAGCATGTGAGTGCTTGGTGGGATGAGATAAGGAGTAGACTGTCGTGGAAGAAGGTTATCGAACTCTACCAACCTCCGATCTAG